The Microcebus murinus isolate Inina chromosome 1, M.murinus_Inina_mat1.0, whole genome shotgun sequence genome includes a region encoding these proteins:
- the WDR53 gene encoding WD repeat-containing protein 53 isoform X1, translating into MLAHQGAAPQLGQLQRVFSAIMAVKWTGGHSSPVLCLSGSKEGLVASGAEGGDLTTWSEDGTPLGHMQFQGADDVTSVLFSPSCPTKLYAAHGETISILDVRSLKGSLDHFHVNEEEINCLSLNETENLLASADDSGAIKILDLENKKVSRSLKRHSNICSSVGFRPQRPQSLVSCGLDMQVMLWNLQKARPLWITNLQEDETEEMEGPGSPGQLLNPALAHSVSVASCGNIFSCGAEDGKVRVFRVMGVKCEQELKFKGHTLGVSQVCFLPESYLLLSGGNDGKIRLWDVSTEVEKKQKSPMKHIHRKKTKRGTYTKQDGSTNASVTHEEEHGKISPKLNIEHGEKVNWLLGTKIKGHQNILVADQTSYISLYPLNEC; encoded by the exons ATGCTTGCACACCAGGGCGCAGCTCCGCAGCTCGGACAGCTCCAG AGAGTCTTCTCGGCCATTATGGCAGTGAAGTGGACTGGTGGACATTCTTCTCCTGTTCTCTGCCTGAGTGGAAGTAAAGAAGGGCTAGTGGCTTCTGGAGCAGAAGGCGGAGATCTCACAACTTGGAGTGAAGATGGGACTCCTTTAGGACACATGCAATTCCAAGGAGCTGATGATGTTACCAGTGTCTTattttctccctcctgccccaccaaGCTGTATGCTGCACATGGAGAAACTATTAGTATACTGGATGTCAGGTCCCTCAAAGGTTCCCTGGACCATTTTCATGtgaatgaagaagaaatcaatTGTCTTTCACTGAATGAAACTGAGAACCTTCTGGCTTCTGCTGATGATTCTGGAGCAATCAAGATCCTAGActtggaaaataagaaagttaGCAGATCCCTGAAGAGACATTCCAATATCTGTTCCTCTGTAGGTTTTCGACCTCAGAGGCCTCAGAGCCTGGTGTCATGTGGATTGGATATGCAG GTGATGCTATGGAATCTTCAAAAAGCCCGGCCACTCTGGATTACAAATTTACAGGaggatgaaacagaagaaatggaAGGCCCAGGATCACCGGGTCAACTTTTAAACCCTGCTCTAGCCCATTCTGTCTCTGTGGCATCATGTGGCAATATTTTTAGTTGTGGTGCAGAAGATGGTAAGGTTCGAGTCTTTAGGGTGATGGGAGTCAAGTGTGAACAGGAACTGAAATTTAAGGGCCACACTTTAGGGGTATCCCAGGTCTGCTTTCTGCCAGAATCCTATTTGCTGCTTTCTGGAGGTAATGATGGGAAGATAAGGTTGTGGGATGTGAGCACTGAAGTTGAGAAAAAACAGAAGAGTCCTATGAAACATATccacagaaagaaaactaaaagaggAACCTACACTAAGCAGGATGGAAGTACTAATGCTTCAGTAACACATGAGGAAGAACATGGCAAAATTTCACCAAAGCTAAATATTGAACATGGAGAAAAAGTGAACTGGCTCTTGGGTACAAAAATAAAGGGACACCAAAATATATTAGTAGCTGATCAAACTAGTTATATATCTCTTTATCCCTTAAATGAATgttaa
- the WDR53 gene encoding WD repeat-containing protein 53 isoform X2 encodes MAVKWTGGHSSPVLCLSGSKEGLVASGAEGGDLTTWSEDGTPLGHMQFQGADDVTSVLFSPSCPTKLYAAHGETISILDVRSLKGSLDHFHVNEEEINCLSLNETENLLASADDSGAIKILDLENKKVSRSLKRHSNICSSVGFRPQRPQSLVSCGLDMQVMLWNLQKARPLWITNLQEDETEEMEGPGSPGQLLNPALAHSVSVASCGNIFSCGAEDGKVRVFRVMGVKCEQELKFKGHTLGVSQVCFLPESYLLLSGGNDGKIRLWDVSTEVEKKQKSPMKHIHRKKTKRGTYTKQDGSTNASVTHEEEHGKISPKLNIEHGEKVNWLLGTKIKGHQNILVADQTSYISLYPLNEC; translated from the exons ATGGCAGTGAAGTGGACTGGTGGACATTCTTCTCCTGTTCTCTGCCTGAGTGGAAGTAAAGAAGGGCTAGTGGCTTCTGGAGCAGAAGGCGGAGATCTCACAACTTGGAGTGAAGATGGGACTCCTTTAGGACACATGCAATTCCAAGGAGCTGATGATGTTACCAGTGTCTTattttctccctcctgccccaccaaGCTGTATGCTGCACATGGAGAAACTATTAGTATACTGGATGTCAGGTCCCTCAAAGGTTCCCTGGACCATTTTCATGtgaatgaagaagaaatcaatTGTCTTTCACTGAATGAAACTGAGAACCTTCTGGCTTCTGCTGATGATTCTGGAGCAATCAAGATCCTAGActtggaaaataagaaagttaGCAGATCCCTGAAGAGACATTCCAATATCTGTTCCTCTGTAGGTTTTCGACCTCAGAGGCCTCAGAGCCTGGTGTCATGTGGATTGGATATGCAG GTGATGCTATGGAATCTTCAAAAAGCCCGGCCACTCTGGATTACAAATTTACAGGaggatgaaacagaagaaatggaAGGCCCAGGATCACCGGGTCAACTTTTAAACCCTGCTCTAGCCCATTCTGTCTCTGTGGCATCATGTGGCAATATTTTTAGTTGTGGTGCAGAAGATGGTAAGGTTCGAGTCTTTAGGGTGATGGGAGTCAAGTGTGAACAGGAACTGAAATTTAAGGGCCACACTTTAGGGGTATCCCAGGTCTGCTTTCTGCCAGAATCCTATTTGCTGCTTTCTGGAGGTAATGATGGGAAGATAAGGTTGTGGGATGTGAGCACTGAAGTTGAGAAAAAACAGAAGAGTCCTATGAAACATATccacagaaagaaaactaaaagaggAACCTACACTAAGCAGGATGGAAGTACTAATGCTTCAGTAACACATGAGGAAGAACATGGCAAAATTTCACCAAAGCTAAATATTGAACATGGAGAAAAAGTGAACTGGCTCTTGGGTACAAAAATAAAGGGACACCAAAATATATTAGTAGCTGATCAAACTAGTTATATATCTCTTTATCCCTTAAATGAATgttaa
- the WDR53 gene encoding WD repeat-containing protein 53 isoform X3: protein MLWNLQKARPLWITNLQEDETEEMEGPGSPGQLLNPALAHSVSVASCGNIFSCGAEDGKVRVFRVMGVKCEQELKFKGHTLGVSQVCFLPESYLLLSGGNDGKIRLWDVSTEVEKKQKSPMKHIHRKKTKRGTYTKQDGSTNASVTHEEEHGKISPKLNIEHGEKVNWLLGTKIKGHQNILVADQTSYISLYPLNEC from the coding sequence ATGCTATGGAATCTTCAAAAAGCCCGGCCACTCTGGATTACAAATTTACAGGaggatgaaacagaagaaatggaAGGCCCAGGATCACCGGGTCAACTTTTAAACCCTGCTCTAGCCCATTCTGTCTCTGTGGCATCATGTGGCAATATTTTTAGTTGTGGTGCAGAAGATGGTAAGGTTCGAGTCTTTAGGGTGATGGGAGTCAAGTGTGAACAGGAACTGAAATTTAAGGGCCACACTTTAGGGGTATCCCAGGTCTGCTTTCTGCCAGAATCCTATTTGCTGCTTTCTGGAGGTAATGATGGGAAGATAAGGTTGTGGGATGTGAGCACTGAAGTTGAGAAAAAACAGAAGAGTCCTATGAAACATATccacagaaagaaaactaaaagaggAACCTACACTAAGCAGGATGGAAGTACTAATGCTTCAGTAACACATGAGGAAGAACATGGCAAAATTTCACCAAAGCTAAATATTGAACATGGAGAAAAAGTGAACTGGCTCTTGGGTACAAAAATAAAGGGACACCAAAATATATTAGTAGCTGATCAAACTAGTTATATATCTCTTTATCCCTTAAATGAATgttaa